The stretch of DNA TGCTACTGGTCGTGTTGAGCGTGGACAAGTTAAAGTTGGAGACGTTGTTGACATCATCGGTATCGTTGAAGAGCCGAAATCAACTACAGTAACTGGCGTTGAAATGTTCCGTAAACTTCTTGACTATGCAGAAGCTGGTGACAACATCGGTGCTCTTCTTCGTGGAGTAGCTCGTGAAGATATCCAACGTGGACAAGTATTGGCTAAACCAGGTTCAATCACTCCACATACTGAATTCAAAGCAGAAGTTTATGTTTTATCAAAAGAAGAAGGTGGACGTCACACTCCATTCTTCACTAACTACCGTCCTCAGTTCTACTTCCGTACAACTGACGTAACTGGTATCTGTAACTTACCTGAAGGCGTTGAAATGGTTATGCCTGGAGACAACATCGAAATGACTGTTGCTCTTATCGCTCCAATCGCGCTTGAAGAAGGTACTAAGTTCTCTATCCGTGAGGGTGGACGTACTGTTGGTGCTGGCGTAGTTGCTACTATCACTAAATAATTTAACCTTTTCATAAACCTTGCCGGGACGCTGGCAAGGTTTTTTTCTGTTTAAGCAATGTTAATTAAAGATGTTGATCTTGAATAAGGAAAAAAGTGCATTTGCACCTTAGATGGTACAAGCGAAATGTATGATAAATAGCTATCGTTCAACAAGCTCATAATAAAAGAGGGAATGCTTCTCCCTTTCAGCGGACGAAGCAAGTGTAGCGATGCAGAAACAGAAGCAGTGCTTTTTCATAGATTCACTAAAGCGCAAACACTGAATTTAGCTATTTCTATAGAAAGCTAATTAACTAAGGTAATAAATAATTAATAAAGAACGAAAGTCTGCATTGCGACTAGCTATCCGCAAGAGTGTGAAGTGTGAGTCTCACGTGCACGCCGAATATGTGGCAAGTGCAAATGTACGGTAAACAACAATATCGTTTAAATTAGCCTCGGTTTAGGTACCCCTTCTATTAACCTCTAAATCCACTACCAATATTATTATTGGAATGATTCTCAACACCTTGGATTGTTGACTTTTTCAACACAACTTGATATTCTTTAATCTGTTGTTCTACTACACTAGTGAACTAAAGCGCAAAGGAGATTATATAGATGAATGCTGTATTAATCGCTGTAGGAGTCATGCTGCTATTAAGCTTGTTGAGAGTTAACGTTGTGTTTGCATTACTTGTAGGGGCCGTTTCGGGTGGGCTAGCAGGTGGTTTAACCATGACAGATACAATCACTGCTTTTACAGACGGACTAGGCGGAGGGGCTTCCATTGCGTTGAGCTATGCATTGCTCGGTGGGTTTGCCGTCGCTATTTCTAAAACAGGGATTCCAGAGCTTCTTGTTGCAAGCATACTAAAACTAATTAAAAAAGATGGAGAAACAGAAAAGACCGCTTTGGCTAAAACGCTCATTATTTTGACGTTACTATTAATGGCTGTATTCTCCCAGAATTTAATCCCTATTCATATTGCTTTTATTCCATTACTTGTACCTCCCATTTTGAATGTAATGAATATGCTTAAACTTGATCGTCGGCTGATTGCATCTGTTCTGACATTTGGTTTAACAGCACCTTATATTTTATTGCCGTATGGGTTCGGATTTATCTTCCATGAGATCATCGCAACGCAAATGGAAGCCGCGGGTCTTGCAATTGATATGAAAGATATCCCGTATGCCATGTTAATTCCAACAGGAGGATTGGTCGTCGGACTGTTGATTGCCATCTTCTTTTCTTACAGAAGACCAAGAGAGTATGAACAAGATATTACTATAGAAGCTTCAGAAGCAATTCTAGTTAGTAAAAAAGATATTGTCTTTACAATTGTTGCGTTAGTTGCTGCTCTCGTAGCTCAAATACAAACCGAGTCAATGATAATTGGAGCTCTTGCTGGAATTCTGACGCTGTACGTTGCTGGAGTTCTCAAATGGAAGGAAGCCGATAACTTATTAACTGAAGGTATGCGCATGATGGCATTCATCGGTTTCGTAATGATTGCTGCAAATGGATTTGCTTCTGTTATTCAAGCAACTGGAGACATTGAATCATTGGTAGGCAGTGCTTCTTCATTATTAGAAGGAAACAAAGCGCTCGCAGCAATGCTCATGCTTGTCATTGGATTATTAATCACGATGGGAATTGGTTCTTCATTCGCGACGATACCGATTATCGCAGCAATCTTCGTGCCGCTTGCTGTAGAGTTCGGATTCAGCACGCTCGCCATTATTTCTTTGATTGGCACAGCTGGTGCACTTGGAGATGCTGGATCGCCAGCGTCAGATAGTACGCTGGGACCAACTGCTGGATTGAATGTAGACGGCCAACACAATCACATTTGGGATACGTGCGTACCGACGTTTATCCATTACAATATTCCGCTACTGGTTTTCGGTTGGATTGCGATTATGGTTCTTTAATGGAAGAACTTAATGTTCGGACAATTACTCAAGCTATTGAAAGAAAAAAGGATTCATCATACAATAGGAAAGCGATAAAAAGAATTTCGTGAAACCACTTGCGTTATTCTTTTTCTTTATGTATAATATTGAAGTTGGTCTTTATCTGACTGCGATGATGCGAGAGGTTACCGACACACCCGGCCGCTTTGCCATGGCGGGATGTTGGAAAATTTTCGTTGAGAATGTCTAGTAAATAGGCGAAAAGGAGGGAAAATTATGGCAA from Paenisporosarcina sp. FSL H8-0542 encodes:
- a CDS encoding Na+/H+ antiporter family protein, giving the protein MNAVLIAVGVMLLLSLLRVNVVFALLVGAVSGGLAGGLTMTDTITAFTDGLGGGASIALSYALLGGFAVAISKTGIPELLVASILKLIKKDGETEKTALAKTLIILTLLLMAVFSQNLIPIHIAFIPLLVPPILNVMNMLKLDRRLIASVLTFGLTAPYILLPYGFGFIFHEIIATQMEAAGLAIDMKDIPYAMLIPTGGLVVGLLIAIFFSYRRPREYEQDITIEASEAILVSKKDIVFTIVALVAALVAQIQTESMIIGALAGILTLYVAGVLKWKEADNLLTEGMRMMAFIGFVMIAANGFASVIQATGDIESLVGSASSLLEGNKALAAMLMLVIGLLITMGIGSSFATIPIIAAIFVPLAVEFGFSTLAIISLIGTAGALGDAGSPASDSTLGPTAGLNVDGQHNHIWDTCVPTFIHYNIPLLVFGWIAIMVL